One segment of Brassica napus cultivar Da-Ae chromosome C3, Da-Ae, whole genome shotgun sequence DNA contains the following:
- the LOC106384400 gene encoding uncharacterized protein LOC106384400, which yields MVCEDFGTDLNLVNIELSYLPSDLVIGLDSPPIFITNDRQLQNFLTYVKTKASTRLCVCIRSKVGFNLNEEPAELPNREEVGMSGEVSDDIDGESELEEEDAKIDESDDENKCEKDMINKKYVCFSLVDVVKKGQHFTSKAVLQATMEICAMKHNFDYKVGKTDRRVWYVRCADDDCRWRVRAEGLTGSSYFIIKKYVPDHSCAPSSRNHSVRTASSKTVGSLIKHKYETVKEGPKPNDIIQFMRNDHGVEISYSLAWEAREYAVNVVRGIPENGYEKVLKYLHMMKETNPGSHTFYETDSNGRFRFLFISYGQSIRGFYAAIRKVIVVDGIFLKSKYK from the coding sequence ATGGTTTGTGAGGACTTTGGAACCGATCTAAACTTGGTCAATATCGAGCTGAGTTACTTACCTTCCGATTTGGTGATTGGCCTCGACTCACCACCTATTTTCATCACCAATGATCGACAATTGCAAAATTTTCTTACATATGTGAAGACCAAAGCTTCAACAAGGTTATGTGTGTGTATTCGATCTAAGGTTGGATTTAACTTGAATGAAGAGCCTGCTGAGTTGCCTAACAGAGAGGAAGTGGGTATGTCGGGTGAAGTTTCAGATGATATTGATGGTGAATCcgagcttgaagaagaagatgcgaAGATAGATGAAAGTGATGATGAAAACAAGTGTGAGAAAGATATGATCAACAAAAAGTATGTCTGTTTTTCTCTGGTTGATGTTGTAAAGAAGGGTCAACATTTTACTAGCAAAGCAGTTCTGCAGgcaacaatggaaatatgcgcAATGAAACATAATTTCGACTACAAGGTTGGCAAAACGGATAGAAGAGTTTGGTACGTTCGTTGCGCGGATGATGATTGCCGCTGGCGTGTTCGCGCAGAGGGATTAACaggttcttcatattttatcatcaaaaagTATGTACCTGATCATTCATGTGCTCCATCATCAAGGAACCACTCTGTTCGGACCGCTTCATCAAAAACAGTTGGTAGCCTCATTAAGCATAAGTACGAAACTGTCAAGGAAGGGCCGAAACCTAATGATATCATCCAGTTTATGCGTAATGATCATGGAGTTGAGATATCCTACTCTTTAGCTTGGGAGGCACGTGAGTATGCAGTAAATGTTGTGAGAGGCATTCCAGAGAATGGTTATGAAAAAGTTCTCAAATACTTGCACATGATGAAGGAAACTAATCCAGGATCACACACATTTTACGAAACTGATAGCAATGGGAGATTCAGATTCCTCTTCATCTCATATGGTCAGTCTATTCGCGGTTTTTATGCTGCCATTCGGAAAGTTATTGTTGTGGATGGGATTTTCTTGAAGAGCAAATACAAATAA